The proteins below are encoded in one region of Vespa velutina chromosome 11, iVesVel2.1, whole genome shotgun sequence:
- the LOC124953061 gene encoding protein retinal degeneration B isoform X8 — MARAHRQAWAWQDEWYGLTMEDIREIERQTQLALQQKMGLADSGEEVTHDDDEDTNTGNTGMTPQESNVARTFAATLSSIEKNEDLQSPMSIRKPSDIPIINTAVSSEGEASPEDSPTEPSNASPIDEKNEKKSWKKNTASHSPSSAKNMDIQIANWRMESIVRESETSSEEEFFDCQAGFIIPTIRKEHFEDNSSLAKWSSLDLLAEEDDGASPVAPTNNVEEADTIFSPSFLQPIASERSKRLQIHTSTSVDVSCPTSPQHSPTHQSCKTTVLLIVMHAGSVLDANVDLTAKKSDVTTFRGAFESVMRQHYPSMVGHVSIKFVSCPSICTEGLGVLSSLSPYSFDMSPSCMDAPQVTNDTIPIGAIPLLASASSDYEEAVSRVVTNANQIYQEFIKSEEGKGFSGQICFIGDSVGSILAYDALCRSTHYHSRYNSENNILETSNQGTENNGISEDGKHLSATLPRRRSSGTNDSCQQCKLEFEVGEFFMFGSPLALVMAYRKISSHGDKNSNIPKPMVNQVYNLFHPSDPVAARIEPLISARFSLLPPVNVARYQKYPLGNGQPYHLLETIQSNTQLFADGLNIPNIYMTTPLQHAHLRRLSDISIHSTMSGIVDNFPLQVVSALTQKWWGNKRIDYALYCPEGLANFPTNALPHLFHASYWESSDVIAFILRQLGRFDLPILGNEEKELSCFRPGQPREKWNKKRTSVKLKNVAANHRANDVIVGEGVPQVLVARFMYSPIDVIALTGEKVDIHIMKDPPVGEWSFLNTEITDKNGRITYRIPDDKALGYGLYPVKMIVRGDHTSVDFFLAVIPPKTECVVFSIDGSFTASMSVTGKDPKVRAGAVDVVRHWQELGYLIIYITARPDMQQKKVVSWLSQHNFPHGLVSFADGLSTDPLGHKAAYLNNLVQEHGVIIHQAYGSSKDISVYTSINLKPNQIFVIGGASKKHHALATILHDGYAAHLSILQAHGGSRPAKGNARMVIPRGQFGLPGQNASLRRRSSFRTAKRAISQPTVGKIFPLERSTSLGPPSSLPNVPHSAPPIKNTATEKL; from the exons ATGGCACGAGCACACAGACAAGCTTGGGCCTGGCAAGATGAATGGTATGGTTTGACAATGGAAGATATCAGAGAAATTGAACGGCAAACTCAGTTAGCACTTCAACAAAAGATGGGTCTTGCTGATTCCGGTGAAGAAGTAActcatgatgatgatgaggacACGAATACAGGGAATACCGGAATGACACCTCAAGAATCGAACGTCGCTAGGACATTCGCAGCCACTTTGAGCAGTATCGAAAAAAATGAGGACCTTCAGAGTCCAATGAGTATTAGGAAACCTTCGGATATACCGATCATCAATACGGCTGTTAGTTCAGAAGGTGAAGCTAGTCCTGAGGATTCTCCAACGGAACCATCTAATGCTAG cccgatcgacgaaaaaaatgaaaagaaatcatGGAAGAAAAATACAGCAAGTCATTCACCTAGTTCAGCAAAAAATATGGATATACAAATCGCAAATTGGAGAATGGAGAGTATCGTTAGAGAATCCGAAACCAGTAGCGAAGAGGAATTCTTTGATTGCCAGG CTGGGTTCATTATACCTACTATACGTAAAG AGCACTTTGAAGATAACTCTTCATTAGCTAAATGGAGTTCTTTGGATCTTCTAGCAGAAGAGGATGATGGTGCTTCTCCTGTGGCACCAACAAACAACGTGGAAG AAGCAGATACGATATTCTCACCGTCGTTTCTACAGCCAATAGCAAGCGAACGTAGTAAAAGATTGCAAATTCACACCTCGACGAGCGTTGACGTTTCTTGTCCAACGTCACCTCAACATTCTCCAACTCATCAGTCGTGTAAAACTACAGTACTTTTGATTGTGATGCATGCCGGAAGCGTTCTAG aTGCCAATGTTGATTTGACGGCTAAGAAATCGGATGTAACAACTTTCAGAGGTGCCTTCGAGTCTGTTATGAGACAACATTATCCTAGTATGGTCGGACATGTctctataaaatttgtttcatgtcCGTCAATATGTACTGAAGGTCTAGGTGTTCTTTCGag TTTAAGTCCATACAGTTTCGATATGTCTCCATCATGCATGGATGCACCTCAAGTAACGAACGATACTATACCAATCGGTGCAATACCATTACTGGCAAGTGCAAGCTCGGATTACGAAGAAGCAGTCTCACGAGTAGTTACCAATGCAAATCAGATTTAtcaagaatttataaaaagcgAGGAGGGTAAAGGTTTTAGTGGGCAAATTTGTTTCATCGGTGATTCCGTAGGTTCGATTTTGGCCTACGATGCTTTGTGTAGATCTACGCATTATCATTCGAGATATAAcagtgaaaataatatattggaaACGAGTAATCAAGGGACTGAAAATAATGGAATTTCTGAGGATGGTAAACATTTAAGTGCAACTTTACCTAGAAGAAGATCTTCTGGAACAAA TGACAGTTGCCAGCAATGTAAATTAGAGTTCGAGGTAGGAGAGTTCTTCATGTTTGGCAGTCCATTAGCACTCGTTATGgcatatagaaaaatttcatctcacggagataaaaatagtaatatccCAAAGCCAATGGTGAATCAAGTTTACAATCTCTTTCATCCAAGCGATCCAGTAGCTGCAAGAATCGAACCATTGATTTCTGCAAGATTTTCTTTACTACCACCTGTTAATGTTGCTCGATATCAAAAGTATCCACTTGGAAATGGGCAACCTTATCATTTAC TGGAAACGATTCAAAGCAATACACAATTATTTGCGGATGGATTAAACATTCCTAACATATACATGACAACGCCACTTCAACATGCTCATTTGAGAAGATTGTCGGATATATCGATTCACAGTACTATGTCTGGTATCGTCGATAATTTTCCTTTACAAGTTGTCTCTGCAC TGACGCAAAAATGGTGGGGAAACAAACGAATAGATTATGCTCTATATTGTCCAGAGGGTCTGGCAAATTTTCCTACAAATGCATTACCCCATCTCTTTCATGCTAGTTATTGGGAATCATCAGACGTAATAGCGTTTATATTAAGACAGCTGGGTCGGTTCGATTTACCTATACTTggtaacgaagaaaaagaactttcaTGTTTCCGTCCAGGTCAACCaagagaaaaatggaataaaaaacgCACTTCGGTCAAACTAAAg aatgtTGCTGCTAATCATAGAGCCAATGATGTAATCGTGGGAGAAGGTGTACCTCAAGTATTAGTGGCCAGATTTATGTACAGTCCTATAGACGTGATAGCTTTAACAG GGGAAAAAGTAGACATTCATATTATGAAGGATCCACCTGTTGGCGAATggtcatttttaaatacagaAATTACAGATAAAAATGGTAGAATAACTTATAGAATACCCGATGACAAAGCTCTCGGTTATGGACTTTATCCTGTAAAAATGATAGTTAG AGGAGATCACACTTCCGTTGACTTCTTTTTGGCTGTGATACCTCCGAAAACAGAATGTGTGGTCTTCAGTATCGATGGATCGTTCACAGCAAGTATGTCAGTTACCGGGAAGGATCCGAAAGTTAGAGCTGGCGCTGTTGATGTTGTCAG GCACTGGCAAGAATtaggatatttaattatatacatcaCCGCTCGACCCGATATGCAACAGAAGAAAGTTGTATCCTGGCTATCTCAGCATAACTTCCCTCACGGTTTGGTGTCTTTCGCGGATGGGCTCTCTACGGATCCGCTAGGTCATAAAGCagcatatttaaataatttagtcCAG GAACACGGTGTAATAATACATCAAGCATACGGTAGTAGTAAAGACATAAGTGTTTACACGTCAATAAATCTCAAGCCAAATCAAATATTCGTTATCGGTGGAGCATCGAAAAAACATCATGCTCTGGCGACAATACTTCACGATGGTTATGCCGCACACTTGAGCATCCTACAAGCACATGGTGGTTCGAGACCAGCCAAAGGCAATGCAAGGATGGTAATACCACGTGGACAATTTGGTTTGCCCGGTCAGAATGCATCTTTACGGCGAAGAAG CTCTTTTAGAACGGCGAAACGAGCGATTTCTCAACCAACTGTGGGAAAAATCTTTCCTTTGGAACGAAGTACGAGCTTAGGACCACCAAGTTCGCTTCCAAACGTACCGCATTCGGCGCCACCAATCAAAAATACCGCCACGGAAAAGCTCTGA